From Vigna angularis cultivar LongXiaoDou No.4 chromosome 11, ASM1680809v1, whole genome shotgun sequence:
TTTTTTTCATGTCAATATTGGGGAAAACTGTCTTGAGAAGATATTCTCACAGATTGATTTTCTGTGCATGCTTTAATTGACTTCTTTTGCTCTATGGTGGTTGATGTAAATTACCAATCGAAATATAATATTGTTAGAATTTGGTGACAGTTACACAGTGTTTGGTTGGGGAAAATGGAGAGAAGGGTGAGGGATTTCTATAAACTAGAGAAGTATGATTAGTCTATCAGAATCCATGAACATAGTGAGAGTTGAACTTGTGATCTACAAAAAGCGtgactatatattttttttaatacttttcttTTAACTTGTTAGATTGTGTGAGAGCAGAACCTGTGATCTACAGGAAGCTGGAGGCTTCATCTGATGACATTGCACTCTTGAGAGTCTATGTTGGAGATAGACCAACATGGAGAAACCCCCAGCATCCATGGAGGGTAGACCCTCGCTTCAAGCTCACTGGGGTGCCCACATTGATCCGTTGGGAGAATGACACTGTCAAAGGTCGCTTAGAGGATCATGAAGCTCACGTTGAAAGCAAAATTGAAGCTCTTGTTGCTGACAAGTGACAAATGATTGCCATAGCAGAGTGTCTTAGTTGGTATCACATGGTTTAAATAATGTATGCTGTACTTTTATCAGCAATTTATCCCCCCTATACTTTATAACTTTGTTGCTAAAGAATACAATAAATGACGAGTACCAATGTTTACAAGGGAAAGTCTATGAATCCATGTTTGGTTCTTACAATGTGTTTCTTTTTGCTTGTGATTTTAGGCAAGTGTGTACAAAATGCATAGACTGAACTTAACTAAGCCAGTGTAAAATTGAACTTTATGGTTTGAAAGAATTGAACTCTATAACTGGTTAGATTAGTTGAATTAAACTGCATGGTTTGAGTGAACTGAATCAAAATGAACCACTCTGAATTGCTTTTAAATTGTTTGAACTATTACTGTTGAACgagttattttaaataatatttttcaatttcggAAGCTATAGCTCAGTTTAGTTGAAATAACACTATTTAGaaacaattcaatttttaaaagcTAAACTAAATcaatttagtttagttttttttgctAAATAACTCAATATCCTATACAATTCAGTTTAGTTTAATCTTAATGATTcagttgaatttgtttttaaccTTAGTTTTTGTGCATCATAAATTTACTGGCTAATCCTAGATCATTTCAGTTTGCTCTGTATATAACCTCAGTCAGCCAGAATTTTACACCACTTACCTTGTGATGTTTTTGCAGAGTGAAAAATAATTCAGAGAATTTCTGATTCAGAAATTTTACTTTGATAGTAACATTTCTCGTTACTATTTTCTAGCATGTTTGGGACAACTGAAAGTTAAACATCTCAGCTGATTATTTCTGAAAAAGAAGAGTTTTTTGCCATGCATACTCTgcatttcttcatttttgttagGAATCTAAGTATGAGTCTTGACTCTTAAGTCTTGTATTAAATAGAAATGACAaagttaagaaataaaatatctataaacATAAACTTATTGGATTAAGGTTTTAAATAGAAGTGTTGTCGAGATTTCTTACCCAAGTTTGTTCATGGCTCATTGTTCATAAAGTTCCCTAGTTTGTTCATGGCTTATTACTCATGAATTTCCCTAGTGTATCAACTCATAAGATCCCAACAATTTTACTGTACAATCCTGCTCTCATTTCCTAAGAGTCGTCACAGAAAGTTGAGAGATAGGCATTTACATGCCAAACATAATCTTATCTCAGTATTGCAGATGCTTGTGCTATGTGGAAGATGATGACTGTGAGTTACATTATACTAAAACTAATCATGGTTTTGAATTGCATGGAAATCCTTCATAACCTGACCCCAAAACACAATGACCGATCCATTCAGAAGCAAAGACAGATCAATTGGTTAATGGAACATAATCTTTATCTCctaaattttctattttgtagAACCCTTATGTGGAAAGACAAGTATAATTAATTCTTCATCCTTGGAAGATGACTTAAAAACGACTAATTTTATGTTGCACATGCTTATTGATTGAGATAATAACACCAGACCAAACTACAAGGTGGAAGATCAAATTTTAATCCAAAATAATGCTGTTATTTCTTCTATGAACTCTGGGcttacttgtttgtgtttattttttgaaaaaaagttttGTTTTAACTAAGTATGTAAATTGCTATATTTTAAGtgtatatttaatatgtttttgtaaaaaataaccagttttctattttataaataataaaattttatctgccctgatttttaaaaatcatatttgcTCTAAAAGTGCTTactttaagtttaaaaaattggCCCTGTATTTGGATTGGATTAAAGAAAAACGTCAAtcattattagttttatatacACATGCAAAAGAAAGTAGCAAAAACCATATCTTCAAGCTGATGATAATTTACCTTCTGCTATACACACCCTTCTGCACTCTCTATCAAGACAAGAAATTCAACCACAaatcaataaagaaaaattgaaagagCTACTTTTTACCCTCATTTCTAGATTTCTCCTGAGAAGGAATATATGATAATGGGGGTATGAGAATTTAAAAGCGAAGGCATCAGATACAAGGCA
This genomic window contains:
- the LOC108333361 gene encoding thioredoxin-like protein Clot, which produces MPLNVLDATVSSFDRVFEKFRSEAEENKANLILFLADKDRATSLSWCPDCVRAEPVIYRKLEASSDDIALLRVYVGDRPTWRNPQHPWRVDPRFKLTGVPTLIRWENDTVKGRLEDHEAHVESKIEALVADK